In Phlebotomus papatasi isolate M1 chromosome 1, Ppap_2.1, whole genome shotgun sequence, the following proteins share a genomic window:
- the LOC129799462 gene encoding NKAP family protein CG6066 yields the protein MSRSHSRSRSRSHTRGRKTLHRRDSSDIDRKYKEKPRSSRRSRSRSPRRRSSRSPHVRRSVSQRYSTYHREGSSREQINGGNPHRSYGRDDSKSGKGRSGSPMDFKEPMERWPNDKFEESNDIRSRSGRNYHKSNKKPVMDELFTTRRFQREIIGSEGAEIVWGASPTRSETYSDENDEKPESETAGTFDHKKDKKKSKLKEKKQKKKNKKKKSKKKKKRKKVESSSSSNESDSEDEEVWVEKTATSSREKVSMDKNDSDKEEVGPAIKSSSSLTQKDFGHALLPGEGAAMAAYIAEGKRIPRRGEIGLTSEEIANFESVGYVMSGSRHRRMEAVRIRKENQIYSADEKRALAMFSKEERQKRENKILSQFREMVNSKIKGDQ from the coding sequence ATGTCTAGAAGTCACTCACGAAGTCGTTCAAGAAGTCACACAAGAGGGAGAAAGACATTACATAGGAGGGACTCTTCAGATATTGATagaaaatacaaagaaaaacCGAGATCGTCCAGGCGCTCGAGAAGCCGCAGTCCACGTCGTCGGAGTTCAAGGAGCCCCCATGTACGACGTAGTGTTAGCCAGCGATATTCTACTTATCATAGAGAAGGTAGTAGCCGCGAACAGATAAATGGGGGCAATCCTCACAGGTCATACGGAAGAGATGATTCAAAGTCCGGAAAGGGCAGAAGTGGATCTCCAATGGATTTCAAAGAGCCTATGGAGAGGTGGCCAAATGATAAATTTGAGGAATCCAATGATATTCGAAGTCGCAGTGGTAGGAATTATCACAAGTCCAACAAGAAGCCAGTGATGGATGAACTATTTACAACACGGCGCTTCCAGAGAGAGATAATTGGCTCAGAAGGGGCAGAAATTGTGTGGGGAGCATCGCCAACTCGCTCGGAGACTTACTCTGATGAAAATGACGAAAAGCCGGAGAGTGAGACAGCAGGAACATTTGATCATAAGAAGGACAAAAAGAAATCGAAATTAAAGGAGAAAAAGCAgaagaaaaagaacaaaaagaagaagagtaaaaagaagaagaagcgGAAGAAGGTTGAGTCTTCATCATCATCCAATGAGTCAGATTCGGAAGATGAGGAAGTATGGGTGGAAAAAACAGCCACTAGTAGCAGAGAAAAAGTGTCAATGGACAAGAATGATAGTGACAAAGAAGAAGTTGGACCAGCGATAAAATCCAGTTCGTCATTGACACAGAAAGATTTTGGTCATGCTCTGCTGCCTGGTGAAGGAGCTGCGATGGCTGCCTACATAGCTGAGGGTAAGAGGATACCCAGAAGAGGTGAAATTGGCCTGACATCCGAGGAAATAGCGAACTTTGAGTCTGTCGGATATGTCATGAGCGGAAGCAGACATCGCCGGATGGAAGCAGTGCGTATTCGAAAAGAGAATCAAATTTATTCTGCGGATGAAAAACGTGCTTTGGCAATGTTTAGCAAGGAGGAAAGGCAGAAGAGAGAGAACAAAATCCTTTCACAATTTCGGGAAATGGTTAATTCAAAAATCAAAGGAGATCAATAG
- the LOC129799464 gene encoding Y+L amino acid transporter 2, protein MLPSKGTGAQNLNSPTEMGLVGNSSTPQSPDDIRPYDGGGQEKVQMKKQLGLLEGCAIILGIIIGSGVFVSPKGVIQEVNAVGTSLLIWVVCGLLSMIGALCYAELGTLIPKSGGDYAYILEAFGPLPAFLYLWDATFIFVPTTNAIMSMTFASYVLQPFFNSDCQPPGLSIQLLAAVTICLLTFINCYDIKSTTKLQNVIMFAKIGALVIIVIVGLVWMCMGNVENFENPFDDTETDPGKLSVAFYSGIFSYAGWNYLNFMTEELRDPYKNLPRAIFISLPLVTVIYVLANMAYLAVLTPEELIASNAIAVTFGNKIMGYMAWIIPLMVAISSFGGLSVHIMTSSRMCFVGARNGHMPAILSHINVNKFSPTPSLVFLCILSLIMLSISDVYVLITYCSIVESSFIMLSVGAVLYFRYKYPKKERPIKVSLWIPIVFCLICAFLIVVPCYVAPYEVVMGILITITGIPFYYVGVVWENKPQWLMKTIVAGTHICQKLFMSSIEEKED, encoded by the exons ATGCTGCCGAGCAAGGGAACTGGtgctcaaaatttgaattcacCGACGGAGATGGGTTTAGTAGGCAACAGTTCCACTCCTCAGAGTCCGGACGACATTCGACCATACGATGGTGGAGGACAGGAAAAGGTACAGATGAAGAAGCAACTGGGTCTCCTCGAAGGATGCGCCATTATCCTGGGTATCATAATAGGATCAG gTGTCTTTGTATCACCTAAGGGTGTAATTCAGGAGGTAAATGCCGTGGGTACATCCCTGTTGATCTGGGTGGTATGTGGACTTCTCTCAATGATTGGTGCTCTGTGTTATGCTGAACTGGGAACACTAATTCCAAAGTCGGGAGGTGACTATGCGTATATCCTTGAAGCATTTGGCCCACTTCCCGCTTTCCTCTACCTCTGGGATGCTACTTTTATATTTGT ACCTACGACAAATGCCATCATGAGCATGACTTTTGCCAGCTACGTCCTCCAACCATTTTTCAACAGTGATTGCCAACCTCCCGGATTGTCTATCCAATTGCTGGCTGCTGTGACAATCTGCTTGCTCACTTTTATAAATTGCTACGATATTAAGTCTACCACGAAGCTCCAGAATGTTATTATGTTCGCAAAAATTGGAGCTCTCGTCATCATTGTGATTGTTGGGCTGGTGTGGATGTGCATGggaaatgtggaaaattttgaaaatccattTGATGACACAGAAACAGATCCAGGAAAACTCTCCGTGGCCTTCTACTCAGGAATCTTTTCATATGCCGGCTGGAACTATCTCAATTTCATGACTGAAGAACTCCGTGATCCTTACAAAAATCTCCCCAGGGCCATTTTTATCTCCCTTCCTCTCGTCACGGTCATCTACGTCCTGGCTAATATGGCCTATTTAGCTGTACTGACACCAGAGGAATTGATCGCCTCAAATGCAATCGCTGTGACTTTTGGAAATAAGATCATGGGGTACATGGCCTGGATTATTCCCCTAATGGTAGCTATATCTTCATTTGGTGGTCTCAGTGTTCACATTATGACATCATCGAGGATGTGCTTTGTTGGAGCCCGAAATGGTCATATGCCGGCTATTTTATCTCATATCAACGTGAACAAGTTTTCACCGACACCGTCTCTTGTTTTTCTG TGTATCCTGTCCTTAATAATGCTCTCCATCAGCGATGTTTATGTCTTGATAACGTACTGCAGTATTGTGGAGTCCTCTTTTATTATGCTATCGGTTGGTGCTGTTCTCTACTTTCGCTACAAATATCCGAAAAAAGAGCGACCAATCAAAGTTTCACTTTGGATACCAATCGTATTCTGCCTCATATGCGCCTTTCTCATCGTTGTACCGTGTTATGTGGCACCGTATGAAGTGGTTATGGGAATTTTAATCACCATCACAGGAATTCCATTCTACTATGTGGGCGTTGTATGGGAAAATAAGCCACAGTGGCTTATGAAGACCATTGTAGCTGGTACACATATTTGTCAGAAGCTTTTTATGTCATCAATTGAAGAGAAAGAGGACTAA